One window from the genome of Chroogloeocystis siderophila 5.2 s.c.1 encodes:
- a CDS encoding ATP-binding protein has product MNVNANYSQPSLSVQNLDLLDTISNPLGIIGAELAFIQNADGCYLAFYWQQAKEHGITDEQIIGTALDEIFTPVNQKDYREKLQKVIQSAMPEQSQCLFRCAEKLFFLDITLVPVLTASAQTNTVLVMGRSHEGQVKTANHPTETFARLKKQLTQIARNIRRTLDLDIIWQQAVDSLGKTLGATQCIIYSYLPEQGYLRAVAEYTTEPSPSMIGLELAIAQDPSFCQALATLQPIIIETTQQIQLIVATCYQDQPNGLISLVYDTTQREQDCPQQWSVAEKDLVGEVADQIGTAIAHATLYKELELARQQAEEASRLKSEFLANTSHEIRTPLNGMIGFLKLILEGMADDPQEQQEFIQEAYSSAIHLLDIINDILDIAKIEAGKMELELGPVKLDELFVAVEEFTRTQAEQKNLSFHICMPDTSDEIILHGNYQRLKQVLLNLVSNALKFTHEGGITINADVVRKKFTFQNQEFPGLVKVRVADTGIGVSLDKQDKLFQSFSQVDGSRTRQYGGTGLGLTISQKLVEAMGGTVNFYSMGEGLGSTVTFTVPLYQVPVMVSIPTENFDV; this is encoded by the coding sequence ATGAATGTTAATGCCAATTATTCTCAACCGTCACTTTCTGTGCAAAACTTAGACTTGCTCGACACGATATCCAATCCGCTAGGAATTATAGGTGCAGAGTTAGCTTTTATACAAAATGCAGACGGTTGCTACTTAGCTTTTTATTGGCAACAGGCAAAGGAACATGGAATTACCGACGAGCAAATAATTGGAACAGCGCTTGACGAAATTTTTACCCCAGTAAACCAGAAGGATTATCGCGAAAAGCTGCAGAAAGTCATACAAAGCGCAATGCCAGAACAATCTCAGTGTTTGTTTCGTTGTGCAGAAAAATTGTTTTTTTTAGATATTACTCTTGTCCCAGTATTAACAGCTAGCGCTCAAACGAATACAGTTTTAGTCATGGGGCGATCGCACGAAGGACAAGTAAAAACCGCGAACCACCCCACAGAAACATTTGCCAGACTCAAAAAACAGTTGACGCAAATCGCCCGCAACATTCGTCGGACGTTAGATTTAGATATTATTTGGCAGCAAGCAGTTGATAGCTTAGGTAAAACCTTAGGCGCAACGCAGTGCATTATTTATTCTTATTTACCAGAACAAGGTTATCTTCGCGCGGTTGCAGAATACACGACTGAGCCAAGTCCTTCAATGATCGGGTTAGAATTGGCGATCGCGCAAGATCCCAGCTTTTGTCAAGCACTCGCAACATTACAACCGATCATTATTGAGACAACTCAACAGATACAACTGATCGTCGCCACCTGTTATCAAGACCAACCTAATGGGTTAATTAGTCTAGTCTACGACACTACTCAACGCGAGCAAGACTGCCCGCAACAGTGGAGTGTCGCGGAAAAAGATCTGGTAGGAGAAGTTGCGGATCAAATTGGAACGGCGATCGCCCACGCAACACTTTATAAAGAACTCGAACTCGCACGCCAACAAGCCGAAGAAGCTTCGCGACTCAAAAGCGAGTTTCTCGCAAATACTTCGCACGAGATCCGCACGCCACTTAACGGCATGATCGGCTTTTTAAAATTAATTTTGGAGGGCATGGCAGACGACCCCCAAGAGCAGCAAGAATTTATTCAAGAGGCGTATTCTTCGGCAATTCATTTACTCGATATCATCAACGATATTTTAGACATTGCCAAGATAGAAGCTGGCAAGATGGAACTAGAACTAGGTCCTGTCAAGCTTGATGAACTCTTTGTTGCGGTAGAAGAATTTACACGCACTCAAGCTGAACAGAAAAACTTGAGCTTTCACATCTGTATGCCGGATACCTCAGATGAAATTATTCTGCACGGTAATTATCAACGACTCAAGCAAGTGCTACTCAATTTAGTCAGCAACGCGCTGAAATTTACTCATGAAGGCGGAATTACAATTAATGCTGATGTTGTCCGCAAGAAGTTTACCTTCCAAAATCAGGAATTTCCAGGGTTAGTCAAAGTCCGCGTTGCGGATACAGGAATCGGTGTTTCGCTAGACAAACAAGACAAACTCTTTCAATCGTTTAGTCAAGTTGATGGTTCGCGGACGCGACAATACGGTGGTACAGGGTTAGGACTGACAATTTCGCAAAAATTAGTAGAAGCAATGGGCGGTACAGTTAACTTCTACAGTATGGGCGAAGGACTAGGCTCTACTGTGACATTTACTGTGCCACTCTATCAAGTACCCGTGATGGTATCAATACCAACGGAAAATTTTGACGTGTAA
- the lepA gene encoding translation elongation factor 4 yields the protein MTDVPAERIRNFSIIAHIDHGKSTLADRLLQTTGTVEVRQMKEQFLDNMDLERERGITIKLQAARMNYQAQDGQNYVLNLIDTPGHVDFSYEVSRSLAACEGALLVVDASQGVEAQTLANVYLALEHNLEIIPVLNKIDLPGAEPNRVAGEIEEIIGLDCSGAILASAKEGIGIDEILEAIVQRVPPPRDTVNDPLRALIFDSYYDSYRGVIVYFRVMDGTVKKGDRIRLMASKKEYEIDELGVLSPTQKQVDELHAGEVGYLAAAIKAVADARVGDTITLATKPAVEPLPGYTEAKPMVFCGMFPIDADQFEDLRDALDKLKLNDAALNFEPETSSAMGFGFRCGFLGLLHMEIVQERLEREYNLDLIITAPSVVYRVTTVKGEVLYIDNPSTLPAPNEREKIEEPYVQVDMITPETYVGTLMELCQNRRGIFKDMKYLTQGRTTLTYELPLAEVVTDFFDQLKSRSRGYASMEYQLIGYRENPLVKLDIMINGDPVDSLAMIVHRDKAYNVGRAMAEKLKELIPRHQFKVPIQAAIGSKVIASEHIPALRKDVLAKCYGGDISRKKKLLQKQAKGKKRMKAVGTVDVPQEAFMAVLRLDQA from the coding sequence ATGACTGACGTCCCCGCAGAGCGCATTCGTAATTTCTCTATTATTGCTCACATCGACCATGGGAAATCGACCCTTGCCGATCGCTTGCTACAAACCACTGGTACAGTAGAAGTTCGGCAAATGAAAGAGCAGTTTCTCGACAACATGGACTTGGAACGGGAGCGCGGCATTACAATTAAGTTGCAAGCGGCTCGGATGAACTATCAAGCTCAAGATGGTCAAAATTATGTCTTAAATCTGATTGATACCCCAGGACACGTTGACTTTTCTTATGAAGTATCTCGGAGTTTAGCAGCGTGTGAAGGTGCGTTGCTTGTAGTTGATGCTTCGCAAGGGGTAGAGGCGCAAACGCTGGCAAATGTTTACTTGGCACTGGAACATAATCTAGAAATTATCCCTGTTTTGAATAAAATTGATTTGCCAGGAGCCGAACCAAACCGCGTTGCTGGAGAAATTGAAGAAATTATCGGGCTTGATTGTAGTGGCGCGATTCTGGCTTCGGCAAAAGAAGGGATTGGGATTGATGAAATTTTAGAGGCAATTGTTCAGCGCGTCCCACCACCGCGAGATACCGTCAATGATCCGTTACGCGCGTTGATTTTTGATAGCTACTACGACAGTTACCGAGGCGTGATTGTTTATTTTCGCGTGATGGATGGTACGGTCAAAAAAGGCGATCGCATTCGCTTAATGGCATCAAAGAAAGAATACGAAATTGACGAATTGGGCGTTCTTTCTCCAACTCAAAAGCAAGTTGACGAACTTCATGCAGGGGAAGTAGGTTATCTTGCTGCTGCAATCAAAGCGGTAGCAGATGCACGCGTAGGCGACACGATTACCTTAGCAACAAAACCAGCCGTAGAACCCTTACCAGGTTACACCGAAGCCAAGCCAATGGTATTCTGTGGAATGTTTCCCATCGATGCGGATCAGTTTGAAGATTTGCGCGATGCGTTAGATAAGCTAAAACTCAACGACGCGGCGTTAAATTTTGAACCGGAAACATCAAGTGCAATGGGTTTTGGCTTCCGTTGCGGCTTTTTGGGATTACTGCACATGGAAATTGTGCAAGAACGTTTAGAGCGCGAGTATAATCTCGATTTGATTATTACCGCCCCTTCTGTGGTTTACCGCGTTACAACGGTTAAGGGCGAGGTGTTGTATATCGATAACCCTAGTACGTTACCTGCACCCAACGAACGCGAAAAAATTGAAGAACCGTATGTTCAAGTTGACATGATTACCCCAGAAACCTATGTTGGGACTTTGATGGAGTTGTGTCAAAATCGGCGCGGTATCTTTAAAGATATGAAGTACTTGACACAAGGGCGCACGACATTAACGTACGAGTTGCCACTTGCAGAAGTCGTTACTGACTTTTTCGATCAATTGAAGTCGCGATCGCGCGGTTATGCCAGCATGGAATATCAACTCATCGGCTACCGCGAAAACCCATTGGTCAAACTTGATATTATGATTAACGGCGACCCTGTTGATTCACTGGCGATGATTGTCCATCGCGATAAAGCCTACAATGTCGGACGCGCCATGGCAGAAAAACTGAAAGAACTTATTCCCCGTCATCAATTTAAAGTTCCCATTCAGGCGGCGATCGGTAGTAAAGTGATTGCCAGCGAACACATCCCAGCTTTGCGTAAAGACGTTTTAGCTAAGTGCTACGGTGGTGACATCAGCCGTAAGAAAAAGCTCCTACAGAAGCAAGCTAAAGGGAAAAAGCGCATGAAAGCTGTGGGAACTGTCGATGTACCACAAGAGGCGTTTATGGCAGTACTACGGTTGGATCAAGCTTAG
- the ppsA gene encoding phosphoenolpyruvate synthase: MLQTTVAQTAGKQDFVLELDTVSLADLALVGGKNASLGEMIQQLSNQGVNVPSGFATTAKAYRYFMQSAGLEAELGKLFADLDIEDVNQLRQKGRQARSLILQTPFPAELEDAIAAAYDKLCQRYGFDTDVAVRSSATAEDLPDASFAGQQETYLNVHGLAAVLDACHRCFASLFTDRAISYRQIKGFNHLDVALSVGVQKMVRSDLASSGVMFSIDTESGFKDAVLITAAYGLGENVVQGMVNPDEYLVFKPTLQAGFRPILEKRLGTKELKLIYDVGGSKQTKNVPVPLDDRMQFTLNDEEVLQLARWACLIEDHYSQVRGTFTPMDIEWAKDGITGEMFIVQARPETVQSQKHQNLLKSYSLQEHSPVLVKGRSIGEAIGQGKVRVILDVHKLDQFKAGEVLVTYKTDPDWEPIMKKASAIVTNQGGRTCHAAIIARELGIPAIVGTGNAISVLKSGQEVTVSCAEGEEGKVYQGILPYEVQEVRLENLPRTRTQITINLGNPAEAFGVAAIPNDGVGLARLEFIIANHIKVHPLALVHFDELPENAIKDEIATLTCQYEHKPQYFVDKLAQGVATIAAAFYPKPVVVRLSDFKSNEYANLLGGGDFEPQEENPMLGWRGASRYYSDRYREGFALECQAIKKVREEMGLTNVILMVPFCRTPDEGRKVLAEMAKHGLVRGENDLQVYVMCELPSNVLLAEEFSQVFDGFSIGSNDLTQLALGLDRDSAMVADLFDERNDAVKKLVQMAIASAKKFNRKIGICGQAPSDYPEFARFLVEQGIDSISLNPDSVLKTLLQVAEVEGLEIKS; this comes from the coding sequence ATGTTGCAAACTACGGTTGCTCAAACTGCTGGTAAGCAAGATTTTGTATTGGAATTAGATACAGTTAGCCTAGCTGATCTTGCCTTGGTGGGTGGTAAAAATGCTTCTTTAGGAGAAATGATCCAGCAACTGTCCAACCAAGGAGTTAACGTTCCCAGTGGTTTTGCTACCACCGCAAAGGCTTATCGCTACTTTATGCAGTCGGCTGGATTGGAAGCAGAATTAGGTAAATTGTTTGCAGATTTAGATATTGAAGATGTCAACCAACTACGACAAAAAGGTAGACAAGCGCGTTCATTGATTTTGCAAACGCCATTTCCCGCAGAACTTGAAGACGCGATCGCTGCTGCGTATGATAAGCTGTGTCAGCGTTACGGTTTTGATACAGATGTTGCGGTACGTTCGAGTGCTACTGCGGAAGATTTACCCGATGCAAGTTTCGCCGGACAACAAGAAACTTATCTCAACGTCCACGGCTTAGCCGCAGTTCTCGATGCTTGTCATCGATGCTTCGCTTCACTCTTTACCGATCGCGCGATCTCCTATCGGCAAATCAAAGGATTTAACCACTTAGATGTTGCGCTTTCTGTCGGCGTGCAAAAAATGGTGCGATCAGACCTAGCATCTTCAGGAGTCATGTTCTCAATTGATACCGAATCTGGCTTCAAAGATGCAGTGCTAATCACCGCCGCGTATGGTTTAGGGGAAAACGTTGTGCAAGGAATGGTGAACCCTGATGAATACTTGGTGTTTAAACCCACCTTACAAGCAGGTTTTCGCCCGATTTTAGAAAAGCGTCTAGGAACAAAAGAACTCAAACTTATCTACGATGTTGGCGGTTCTAAGCAAACAAAAAACGTTCCTGTACCTCTCGATGACCGGATGCAGTTTACACTTAACGATGAAGAAGTTCTGCAACTCGCGCGTTGGGCTTGTTTGATAGAAGATCATTATTCCCAAGTGCGGGGAACTTTCACACCGATGGATATCGAATGGGCAAAAGACGGAATTACAGGAGAAATGTTTATTGTCCAAGCACGTCCTGAAACGGTGCAGTCGCAAAAACATCAGAATTTATTAAAAAGTTACTCGCTACAAGAACACAGCCCAGTTCTGGTAAAAGGACGGAGTATTGGCGAAGCGATCGGTCAAGGAAAAGTCCGCGTGATTCTGGATGTCCACAAACTCGATCAATTCAAAGCTGGAGAGGTTTTGGTGACGTATAAAACCGATCCTGATTGGGAACCAATTATGAAAAAAGCAAGTGCGATCGTCACAAATCAAGGTGGGCGTACGTGTCATGCAGCCATTATTGCACGCGAGTTAGGAATTCCAGCGATTGTCGGTACAGGGAATGCAATCAGCGTACTCAAATCTGGTCAAGAAGTCACCGTTTCGTGTGCCGAAGGTGAAGAAGGTAAAGTTTATCAAGGCATATTACCTTATGAAGTTCAGGAGGTAAGGCTAGAAAATTTACCGCGTACCCGCACGCAAATTACGATCAACTTGGGTAATCCTGCCGAAGCGTTTGGTGTGGCGGCGATTCCTAACGATGGTGTCGGGTTAGCACGCTTGGAGTTTATTATCGCTAACCATATTAAGGTGCATCCGTTGGCGTTGGTTCACTTTGACGAACTTCCAGAAAATGCGATTAAAGATGAAATTGCCACGTTAACTTGCCAATATGAACACAAGCCACAATACTTTGTTGATAAGTTAGCGCAAGGTGTAGCAACTATTGCAGCAGCTTTTTATCCAAAACCTGTAGTTGTTAGGCTATCAGACTTTAAGAGCAACGAATACGCTAATCTCTTGGGGGGAGGTGATTTTGAACCGCAAGAAGAAAACCCGATGCTAGGTTGGCGGGGAGCATCTCGATATTATAGCGATCGCTACCGCGAAGGTTTTGCTTTGGAATGTCAAGCGATCAAAAAAGTGCGGGAGGAAATGGGCTTGACAAATGTCATCTTAATGGTTCCATTTTGTCGGACACCCGATGAAGGACGCAAAGTCTTAGCTGAGATGGCAAAACACGGCTTGGTACGCGGTGAAAATGATTTACAAGTCTATGTGATGTGTGAGTTACCTAGCAATGTGCTGTTAGCCGAGGAATTCAGCCAAGTTTTTGATGGTTTTTCGATTGGTTCTAACGATCTAACGCAACTTGCGTTAGGCTTAGACCGCGATTCAGCAATGGTTGCAGATTTATTTGACGAACGCAACGATGCGGTAAAAAAATTAGTACAAATGGCGATCGCATCTGCTAAAAAATTCAATCGTAAAATTGGTATCTGCGGTCAAGCCCCCAGCGACTACCCTGAATTTGCTCGCTTCTTAGTCGAACAAGGAATTGATTCAATTAGCCTTAACCCTGATTCGGTACTGAAAACACTCCTACAAGTCGCTGAGGTGGAAGGATTAGAGATCAAATCCTAA
- the nblB gene encoding phycobilisome degradation protein NblB, translating into MSVAPETVKQMLSSEDLGERLRAVNQIRELEDTALAFELAQSAVQDPNARVRYSAVSQMDTLGGQNLQVTLDLLRDRLKNDPEPDVQAAAADCIGALKLTEAYTDLEQLYHSTSEWLIKFSIVATLGELGDPRSFDLLQEALNSDIDLVKTAAISSLGDLKDARAVELLVPHVSNADWQVRYRAAQALGKLGGTQAQSILKEMVNDEVEAVAQEAKTALEQMG; encoded by the coding sequence ATGAGTGTTGCACCTGAAACTGTCAAACAAATGCTTAGTTCTGAAGATTTGGGAGAACGCTTGCGGGCGGTGAACCAAATTCGGGAACTCGAAGATACCGCGCTGGCTTTTGAATTGGCACAAAGCGCAGTTCAAGATCCTAATGCACGTGTCCGCTATTCGGCGGTCAGCCAAATGGATACTTTGGGTGGACAAAACTTGCAAGTGACATTAGATTTATTGCGCGATCGCCTCAAAAATGACCCTGAACCTGACGTCCAAGCCGCTGCTGCGGATTGCATCGGTGCTTTAAAATTAACTGAGGCATATACTGATTTAGAGCAACTCTATCACAGCACAAGTGAGTGGCTGATCAAGTTTAGTATTGTTGCTACATTAGGCGAATTAGGCGATCCGCGTTCGTTTGACTTGCTTCAAGAAGCACTCAATTCAGATATTGACTTAGTAAAAACTGCGGCAATTAGCTCGTTAGGAGACTTGAAAGACGCACGTGCCGTAGAACTTCTAGTCCCTCATGTCTCTAACGCAGATTGGCAAGTACGCTACCGTGCTGCTCAAGCTTTAGGAAAATTGGGTGGAACGCAAGCACAGTCGATATTAAAAGAAATGGTAAATGACGAAGTAGAAGCTGTAGCGCAGGAAGCTAAAACGGCTTTAGAGCAGATGGGTTAG
- a CDS encoding universal stress protein — translation MYTRILVALDRSPIGEQVFQHAVDIAKATNANMMLLHVLSPDEEGSPDISLMREEYYPGLSSEIAELHRQQWREFEAQGIEMLRDRSEQATKAGVKAEFEQVFGTPSRVICDYARKWKADLIILGRRGHSGIKELFLGSVSNYVLHHAPASVLTIQSSSGKDTQVSPKQQAEVLS, via the coding sequence ATGTATACCAGAATTCTCGTTGCACTTGATCGTTCTCCTATAGGCGAACAAGTTTTTCAACACGCAGTCGATATTGCTAAAGCAACGAATGCAAACATGATGTTATTGCACGTTCTTTCTCCCGACGAAGAGGGAAGCCCTGATATTTCGTTGATGCGAGAAGAATACTATCCTGGCTTAAGCAGTGAAATTGCTGAGTTGCATCGTCAGCAATGGCGCGAGTTTGAAGCGCAAGGAATTGAAATGTTACGCGATCGCAGCGAACAAGCTACAAAAGCAGGTGTGAAAGCTGAATTTGAGCAAGTTTTTGGTACTCCTAGTCGCGTGATTTGTGACTATGCACGTAAGTGGAAAGCCGATTTAATTATCTTAGGGCGGCGCGGTCATTCTGGTATTAAAGAGTTGTTTCTTGGTAGTGTGAGTAATTATGTCCTTCACCATGCGCCAGCCTCGGTTTTGACGATTCAATCTAGTAGTGGTAAGGATACTCAAGTTAGCCCAAAGCAACAAGCTGAAGTATTATCATAA
- a CDS encoding M42 family metallopeptidase codes for MYDEIFNLIEELVMHHSPSGAEAEINQLLLQKFAASVEVWHDRADNIIAKIPGQDASRAIAITAHKDEIGAIVKTVGDAGQVEVRRLGGSYPWIYGEGVVDLLGDKETISGILSFGSRHVSHESPQKELQEDTPVKWENAWIETKCTLEELNAVGIRPGTRVVIGKHRKRPARLKDHIASYTLDNKASVAILLALAEKVKQPVVDTYLVASAKEEVGAIGALYFSQKQHLDALIALEICPLAPEYPIKSGEAPVILSQDGYGIYDETLNGQLRQVAHKLEMSVQLATLSGFGSDASIAMKFGHVPRAACLAFPTQNTHGYEIAHLGAIANCIKLLQAFCETPFD; via the coding sequence ATGTACGACGAAATATTTAACCTGATTGAAGAATTGGTGATGCATCATTCGCCGAGTGGTGCTGAAGCAGAGATTAATCAATTGTTACTACAAAAATTTGCCGCCTCAGTAGAAGTATGGCACGATCGCGCGGATAATATTATTGCGAAAATTCCAGGACAGGATGCGAGTCGAGCGATCGCAATTACTGCACACAAAGACGAAATTGGTGCAATTGTCAAAACAGTGGGCGATGCGGGACAAGTCGAAGTCCGCAGGCTAGGAGGTTCTTATCCTTGGATTTATGGCGAAGGCGTTGTTGATTTACTCGGTGATAAGGAAACGATAAGCGGTATTTTGAGTTTTGGTTCGCGTCATGTATCGCACGAATCACCGCAAAAAGAATTGCAAGAAGATACTCCAGTCAAATGGGAAAACGCTTGGATTGAAACCAAGTGTACGCTAGAAGAACTCAATGCAGTGGGAATTCGCCCAGGAACGCGTGTCGTCATTGGTAAACATCGCAAACGCCCCGCGCGGTTAAAAGATCATATTGCGAGTTATACGCTTGATAATAAAGCTTCAGTTGCAATTTTGCTAGCATTAGCCGAAAAAGTTAAACAGCCAGTTGTCGATACTTATCTCGTGGCTTCGGCAAAAGAAGAAGTAGGTGCGATCGGTGCGCTGTATTTTAGTCAAAAACAGCATTTAGATGCTTTGATCGCCTTAGAAATTTGTCCCCTCGCGCCAGAATACCCAATCAAATCGGGAGAAGCACCTGTAATTCTATCTCAAGATGGATACGGAATTTACGATGAAACACTCAATGGACAACTAAGACAAGTGGCACACAAACTAGAGATGTCAGTGCAGCTAGCAACACTAAGCGGCTTTGGTAGCGATGCTTCAATCGCCATGAAATTTGGTCATGTACCGCGTGCGGCGTGTTTGGCATTTCCTACACAAAATACCCACGGCTATGAAATTGCGCATTTAGGTGCGATCGCCAACTGCATCAAATTACTCCAAGCTTTCTGCGAAACTCCCTTCGACTAA
- a CDS encoding bactofilin family protein — protein MRHKRWRTVGIGFLCTLLLLLVFFATPVWSLVSRSGDQVIIAANEVIADDLYVAGRTITINGIVNGDLIAVGRLITINGTVQGDLIAAGQAVIINGTVNDDLRVVSQVTQLSSNARIGDDVVAAGWSFESVAGSTVASDLAFAGWQALLAGSVGQNVIGSMAALELRSSVGSNINVAIGAEGDAPEAYPPFFPQPPVPVPQLRAGLTVADSAQIGGNLTYRSPDVVNISQQAQIAGGVLREELPEVETSAPDPVATIVQQLQYFLALVLVGWLLFKFLPSWIQNLAAIAQAKPLPSLGWGIVTFFAVGIIAITIAFVTFVLTALSAVTLPILIIPIMGLGTLANLALFVSFFLFATFVPQIIASLLGGRWLMQKLQPNTSSRRFFSLVVGLLVFIILTTIPIIGGLLHLATILLGLGALWIWTRNKRDRTSTERQLTAV, from the coding sequence ATGAGGCATAAAAGATGGCGTACTGTCGGTATAGGATTTCTCTGCACCTTACTATTGTTACTCGTCTTCTTTGCTACGCCAGTTTGGTCATTGGTCAGTCGTAGTGGAGATCAAGTCATTATCGCTGCAAATGAAGTGATTGCCGACGACCTGTATGTTGCTGGTCGGACAATTACAATTAATGGCATTGTCAACGGCGATCTTATAGCAGTTGGTCGTTTAATTACAATCAATGGTACAGTCCAAGGCGATCTTATAGCTGCTGGTCAAGCAGTTATCATAAACGGTACTGTAAACGACGATCTCCGAGTCGTTAGTCAAGTTACACAGTTGAGTTCCAATGCCCGCATCGGGGATGATGTTGTTGCTGCTGGTTGGAGTTTTGAAAGTGTCGCTGGTAGTACAGTAGCAAGCGATTTAGCTTTTGCCGGATGGCAAGCGCTGTTAGCAGGGAGTGTTGGGCAAAATGTCATCGGCAGTATGGCAGCATTAGAACTGCGTAGTAGCGTTGGTAGTAATATTAATGTTGCAATAGGTGCTGAAGGCGACGCACCTGAAGCTTATCCGCCGTTTTTCCCTCAACCACCCGTTCCAGTTCCCCAATTACGCGCGGGTTTAACCGTAGCAGATTCGGCGCAAATCGGTGGCAATTTGACTTACAGATCTCCTGATGTTGTAAACATTAGTCAGCAAGCACAAATCGCTGGTGGTGTCTTACGTGAAGAGTTACCAGAAGTCGAAACATCTGCACCAGATCCAGTAGCAACAATTGTTCAGCAGTTACAGTACTTTCTTGCTTTAGTATTGGTGGGATGGCTATTGTTCAAGTTTTTGCCGTCTTGGATTCAAAACTTGGCAGCGATCGCCCAAGCTAAACCTCTACCAAGTTTAGGATGGGGAATTGTCACATTTTTCGCCGTGGGAATCATAGCGATCACGATCGCATTTGTGACGTTTGTTCTTACAGCTTTATCAGCTGTCACTTTACCGATTCTCATTATTCCAATTATGGGTTTAGGAACACTCGCTAACCTTGCCTTATTCGTTAGTTTCTTCCTCTTCGCAACCTTTGTTCCTCAAATTATCGCTAGTCTACTTGGCGGACGTTGGTTGATGCAGAAACTACAACCGAACACATCATCAAGGCGTTTTTTTTCTCTTGTCGTGGGCTTGTTAGTCTTTATAATTTTGACTACAATCCCCATCATAGGTGGTCTGCTTCATCTAGCAACAATCTTGCTAGGCTTGGGTGCATTGTGGATTTGGACACGCAACAAACGCGATCGCACATCCACAGAACGTCAACTGACAGCAGTATAA
- a CDS encoding CBS domain-containing protein yields the protein MPKTVAEVMSRDPIVVRPETPLNEAIQILAEKRISGLPVIDDDGKLVGIISETDLMWQETGVTPPAYIMILDSVIYLQNPAKYERDLHKALGQTVGEVMSSDPVTVSPDKSLREAAKLMHDREVRRLPVIDAEGKIIGILTRGDVVRAMAADE from the coding sequence ATGCCTAAGACTGTTGCCGAGGTGATGAGCCGCGATCCAATCGTCGTGCGCCCAGAAACACCGTTAAACGAAGCTATTCAGATTCTGGCAGAGAAACGCATCAGCGGTTTGCCTGTGATTGACGATGATGGCAAATTAGTCGGCATTATCTCTGAAACAGACTTGATGTGGCAGGAAACGGGTGTTACTCCGCCTGCTTACATTATGATTCTCGATAGTGTGATTTATTTACAAAATCCAGCCAAATACGAGCGCGATTTGCACAAAGCACTAGGGCAAACTGTCGGGGAAGTGATGAGTAGCGATCCAGTTACTGTTTCGCCAGATAAGTCTTTACGAGAAGCTGCCAAGTTAATGCACGATCGCGAAGTTCGTCGCTTACCTGTGATTGATGCCGAAGGAAAAATCATTGGCATTCTCACGCGTGGTGATGTCGTGCGGGCAATGGCAGCGGATGAATAA
- a CDS encoding DUF3122 domain-containing protein, protein MFWLLLLGIWTTIVFLSTGTFLSQPVLAVINQIEAPGEILYRSQQRLQDSSGNYWQVILFKQVQIGQPPLVNLRLVGFPGVAELIHPQPLRITTPTGEILTANDVFLVEAPAPTIGQYDVRNILPNLPVESLQLSLPLAGDRFINISVPRFVVQEWQEVAAKA, encoded by the coding sequence TTGTTTTGGCTATTATTACTAGGAATTTGGACAACGATTGTATTTCTAAGTACAGGAACTTTTCTATCACAACCAGTGCTTGCAGTGATTAATCAAATTGAAGCACCAGGAGAAATACTTTATCGTTCGCAGCAGCGATTACAAGATTCTTCCGGAAATTATTGGCAGGTCATCTTATTTAAGCAAGTTCAAATTGGACAACCTCCTTTAGTTAATTTAAGACTTGTTGGATTTCCAGGAGTTGCTGAGTTAATTCATCCACAACCACTGCGAATAACAACGCCTACGGGTGAAATTTTAACGGCAAATGATGTGTTTTTAGTCGAAGCACCAGCACCAACTATTGGTCAATATGATGTCAGAAATATTTTGCCTAACTTACCTGTAGAATCACTGCAACTCAGTTTACCTTTAGCTGGCGATCGCTTTATCAATATTTCTGTGCCGCGATTTGTTGTCCAAGAATGGCAGGAAGTTGCTGCTAAAGCATAA